One window of the Rhizorhabdus dicambivorans genome contains the following:
- a CDS encoding KAP family P-loop NTPase fold protein, whose amino-acid sequence MSAEQNHSVKGDRALAHGGDDKLGFRDVAARIATSVADRATEDGFVIGIEGAWGSGKSSLLFLIGDELEKLPSESRPNLIRFQPWLIGNRDALITSVFDELSRQLDQVALGDGDATRDSVTKAKAAKEALQNFLTRLGQAGELIELAGEAPGFGWLKWIGKGAKAAGEAAKKGEAPSLVELKDKLIVALRDLGQRFVITIDDVDRLEPSEVIEILRLVRSVVDLPNVIYLLCYDIDILSHSIKKATRVKAVAATLKRLSNLPSWFQSRNHSNFGSGFRTNSICSSPRRTRMN is encoded by the coding sequence ATGTCAGCCGAGCAGAACCATTCCGTGAAGGGGGACCGGGCGCTTGCCCATGGCGGCGACGATAAACTTGGCTTTCGCGATGTCGCGGCCCGGATCGCAACATCAGTTGCCGACCGAGCGACGGAAGATGGTTTTGTCATAGGCATCGAGGGGGCATGGGGCTCAGGCAAGTCCAGCCTTCTGTTTCTCATCGGCGATGAACTAGAAAAGCTGCCCTCAGAAAGCCGCCCCAATCTAATCCGGTTTCAACCTTGGCTTATCGGTAACCGGGACGCCCTGATTACAAGCGTGTTCGACGAACTCTCTCGCCAGCTTGATCAAGTCGCCCTTGGTGACGGTGACGCCACGCGAGATTCTGTTACAAAAGCGAAGGCCGCCAAGGAGGCGCTTCAGAACTTTCTGACCCGCCTCGGTCAAGCTGGCGAGCTAATCGAACTTGCCGGCGAAGCGCCGGGTTTTGGCTGGCTGAAATGGATTGGAAAGGGAGCCAAAGCTGCCGGTGAGGCTGCCAAGAAAGGCGAAGCTCCTTCCCTTGTCGAACTCAAAGACAAGCTTATCGTTGCCCTGCGCGATCTCGGTCAGCGGTTCGTGATTACCATCGATGATGTCGATCGTCTCGAACCATCAGAGGTGATCGAAATTTTGCGGCTTGTCCGTTCGGTAGTTGATCTTCCGAACGTTATTTATCTGCTCTGCTACGATATCGACATTTTGTCGCACAGCATCAAAAAGGCTACTCGTGTTAAAGCGGTCGCGGCTACCTTGAAAAGATTGTCCAACTTACCGTCATGGTTCCAAAGCCGGAACCATTCCAACTTCGGCAGTGGTTTTCGGACGAACTCCATATGTTCGTCACCACGAAGGACGAGGATGAACTGA